A stretch of the Perca flavescens isolate YP-PL-M2 chromosome 3, PFLA_1.0, whole genome shotgun sequence genome encodes the following:
- the LOC114552098 gene encoding LOW QUALITY PROTEIN: protein sel-1 homolog 3 (The sequence of the model RefSeq protein was modified relative to this genomic sequence to represent the inferred CDS: substituted 1 base at 1 genomic stop codon): protein MYASTGESFGITKTLDPYGNEVLEYSRVKAISFPWCMFSIWMFVTRRCQDNLCGVFYHIDPHNNYITPTLLIKKSGQLHVQMDGKSGESSALVSPFKVPLSEWCQISVMLQGRMVTVSMVCVDKEQRSLHSIEHMMRHNVKLDDTEGYFVIGGGKFIRGVEGYFGPLVYYRNRISSHSMPEVVIPDVIRNVNLTGWLQTCQEFHLEMNIKISGYSFKAKQETESEICFDAFHEWMKKDRLPSKSQCELWEVTVPHRRQAAKLAKLLAFKHGERRARLLAVGRALYSLSLHKLSRASSTGVVSRILPLLLQAGCLANNRALHMSSVLYSAGLGVKEQPNKAWLLALLAAQKDDRLALLHLGHLHHQGLQGLPTDPDLAYAYYANIAKQTTLDRHNPTPEQTFVEAVYLNNDEVLNLQTSEHHHIFQWLKLQARRGAAEAEQAVARMLYWGQQGVTPDIQKAARHYERGAVQWEEPVSMYDYGIVLLQGHGVEKDIPKALTFLKKAMDKNFVPAINALAWYYEHFEQDYEQAVQLWEKADLLECPEAAFNLGVMYSQGLYPGKAADQFMAYQYYLKSAERGHIRGAIHLASIWTTGIPGRVNRHPSDAVLWVKWAAEHNGYLGSVLRKALDSYLKSDMFSSLLYYMMAAESGYSPAQFNVAYLCDHHMVSFLDPAFASNCMWRYYNLTIQSQNPDTYALIRMGDLLYEGQGDGRFSSAEMYTLAAVRNEPQGWYNLGLLAEEGYKLPLSVLIKLGLSELYLADNKKXFYILFQRCRDSEDTDSYLPCSLALFNVYLQSFQKDYSAAIKFSTAVAVVAAPTIFLIILGVFRRPVPSPN from the exons ATGTATGCTTCAACTGGAGAAAGCTTTGGTATCACAAAGACACTGGACCCTTATGGCAATGAGGTTCTGGAGTATTCTCGTGTTAAAGCCATCTCCTTTCCATG GTGTATGTTCTCCATCTGGATGTTTGTGACCAGACGCTGCCAGGACAACCTGTGTGGTGTGTTTTACCATATAGACCCCCATAATAACTATATCACACCAACACTGTTAATCAAAAAATCAG GGCAGCTACACGTCCAGATGGATGGCAAGTCTGGGGAATCCTCTGCATTGGTTTCCCCATTCAAGGTGCCTTTAAGTGAGTGGTGCCAAATCAGTGTGATGTTGCAGGGTAGAATG GTGACTGTCTCCATGGTGTGCGTGGATAAGGAGCAGAGAAGCCTTCATTCAATAGAACATAT GATGAGGCATAATGTGAAGCTGGATGACACAGAGGGATACTTTGTGATTGGTGGAGGGAAATTCATACGAGGTGTGGAAGGTTATTTTGGGCCATTGGTTTACTACCGCAACAGGATATCATCTCACAGCATG cCTGAAGTTGTAATTCCAGATGTTATCAGGAACGTGAACCTGACTGGATGGCTGCAGACCTGTCAAGAATTTCATCTCGAGATGAATATTAAAATCAGTGGCTATTCTTTCAAGGCCAAACAGGAGACAGAGTCTG AGATCTGTTTCGATGCGTTCCATGAGTGGATGAAAAAGGACAGACTACCATCAAAGTCACAGTGTGAGCTGTGGGAGGTGACTGTCCCTCATAGAAGACAAGCGGCAAAACTGGCCAAGTTATTGGCTTTCAAACATG GAGAAAGAAGAGCTAGGCTGCTAGCTGTGGGCCGAGCGCTGTACTCCTTATCACTTCATAAACTGAGCAGAGCAAGCAGCACTGGTGTGGTCAGCAGAATATTACCACTGCTGCTCCAAGCTGGCTGCTTGGCTAATAACCGAGCTCTACACATGTCCTCAGTGCTCTACAGCGCTGGCCTGGGAGTCAAGGAACAGCCCAATAAG GCTTGGCTCCTGGCCCTGCTGGCAGCCCAAAAGGATGATCGATTAGCACTTCTGCACCTTGGGCACCTGCACCACCAGGGTCTCCAAGGCCTCCCCACAGACCCAGACCTGGCCTATGCATATTATGCAAACATTGCTAAACAGACAACTTTAGACCGTCACAATCCCACACCAGAGCAG acatttgtTGAGGCTGTTTACTTAAACAATGACGAGGTGTTGAATCTCCAGACCAGTGAACATCATCATATCTTCCAATGGCTGAAACTGCAGGCACGCAGAGGAGCAGCTGAAGCCGAG caagCAGTCGCCCGCATGCTGTACTGGGGTCAGCAGGGAGTGACTCCAGACATCCAGAAGGCTGCGAGACACTACGAAAGGGGAGCTGTCCAGTGGGAGGAACCGGTGTCAATGTATGACTATGGAATAGTCTTACTGCAG GGGCATGGTGTTGAAAAGGACATCCCAAAAGCTCTCACTTTTCTGAAGAAAGCAATGGACAAG AATTTTGTTCCTGCAATCAATGCCCTGGCCTGGTACTATGAGCACTTTGAGCAGGACTACGAGCAGGCAGTGCAGCTGTGGGAGAAGGCTGATCTCCTTGAGTGTCCAGAAGCTGCTTTCAATCTCGGTGTCATGTACTCACAGGGTCTGTATCCAGGAAAAGCTGCTGACCAG TTTATGGCCTATCAGTACTACCTGAAGTCTGCAGAGAGAGGGCACATCAGGGGAGCAATTCACCTCGCTAGCATCTGGACCACTGGGATACCTGGCCGAGTCAACAGACACCCATCAGATGCTGTTTT GTGGGTAAAGTGGGCAGCTGAGCACAATGGATACCTGGGCAGCGTCTTGCGGAAGGCCTTGGATTCATATCTCAAGAGTGAcat GTTCAGCTCACTGTTATATTACATGATGGCTGCTGAGTCCGGGTATTCACCTGCCCAATTCAATGTGGCATATCTATGTGATCACCATATGGTGA GTTTTCTGGATCCTGCTTTTGCATCAAACTGTATGTGGAGATATTACAACCTTACAATCCAAAGTCAAAATCCTGACACTTATG CCTTGATTAGGATGGGTGACCTGTTGTACGAGGGACAGGGTGACGGGCGGTTTTCTTCAGCAGAAATGTACACACTGGCAGCAGTAAGGAACGAGCCACAG GGATGGTACAACCTTGGCCTCCTTGCTGAGGAGGGTTACAAGCTGCCGCTGTCAGTCTTGATTAAACTTGGCCTTTCAGAGCTGTACCTGGCCGACAACA aaaaataattctATATTCTCTTCCAAAGATGCAGAGACTCAGAAGATACAGATTCATACTTGCCTTGCAGCCTCGCCCTCTTCAATGTGTATCTTCAGTCATTCCAAAAGGACTATAGTGCTGCTATTAAG